A single region of the Rhodococcus sp. W8901 genome encodes:
- a CDS encoding potassium channel family protein, with the protein MPGRLSARFRNSDTLTDRPDFALVGVLKVPEMQTSPARAIARRVSYALAALALAVVVVYIDRDGYKDAQENPLSLLDCIYYATVSLSTTGYGDITPITPEARLINVLVITPLRIFFLIVLVGTTLSALTESSRQTFKIQRWRHRVRNHTVVVGFGTKGRTAIDAMLGDGIVPSDIVVVDTDQAVLDTAAGLGLVTVHGSATKSDVLRLAGVQNAASIIVAANRDDTAVLVTLTARELAPKAKIVAAIRETDNAHLLRQSGADSVVVSSETAGRLLGIARTTPSVVEMVEDLLTPEAGFAIAEREVEPEEVGGSPRHLSDIVLGVVRDGRLLRVGSPEVDAVEADDLLLYIRRVAN; encoded by the coding sequence ATGCCCGGTAGGTTGAGTGCGCGTTTCCGGAACTCGGACACGCTGACGGATCGGCCGGACTTTGCACTCGTCGGCGTCCTCAAGGTGCCGGAGATGCAGACCAGTCCGGCCCGGGCCATCGCGCGCCGCGTCTCGTACGCCCTCGCAGCGCTGGCGCTCGCGGTGGTGGTGGTCTACATCGACCGGGACGGCTACAAGGACGCGCAGGAAAACCCCCTGTCGCTGCTGGACTGCATCTACTACGCGACGGTGTCCCTGTCCACCACGGGATACGGCGACATCACCCCGATCACCCCGGAAGCGCGACTGATCAACGTCCTGGTCATCACGCCGCTCCGGATCTTCTTCCTCATCGTGCTGGTCGGTACCACCCTCTCGGCGCTCACCGAGAGTTCCCGCCAGACATTCAAGATTCAGCGTTGGAGGCATCGCGTGCGCAACCACACCGTCGTCGTCGGATTCGGCACCAAGGGCCGCACCGCCATCGACGCGATGCTCGGTGACGGCATCGTGCCGTCGGACATCGTGGTCGTCGACACCGATCAGGCCGTCCTGGACACCGCCGCCGGTCTCGGGCTGGTGACCGTGCACGGCTCCGCCACCAAGTCGGACGTCCTGCGGCTCGCCGGGGTGCAGAACGCCGCGTCGATCATCGTGGCCGCGAACCGCGACGACACCGCGGTGCTCGTCACGCTCACCGCCCGCGAGTTGGCGCCGAAGGCGAAGATCGTCGCGGCCATCCGCGAGACCGACAACGCCCACCTGCTGCGCCAGTCCGGTGCCGACTCGGTGGTGGTCTCGTCGGAGACGGCCGGCCGGTTGCTCGGTATCGCCCGCACCACCCCGAGTGTCGTGGAAATGGTCGAGGACCTGCTCACGCCCGAGGCCGGGTTCGCGATCGCCGAGCGCGAGGTCGAGCCCGAGGAGGTCGGCGGCTCGCCGCGGCACCTGTCGGACATCGTGCTCGGCGTGGTGCGCGACGGCCGCCTGCTGCGGGTCGGTTCGCCCGAGGTGGACGCCGTCGAGGCCGACGACCTTCTGCTCTACATCCGGCGCGTCGCCAACTGA
- a CDS encoding ATP-dependent helicase, which produces MSTAASAPENGRRVSPAVLAEALGQFPPTDEQAAVIEAPLGPTLVVAGAGAGKTETMAARVVWLVANGLVEPEQVLGLTFTRKAAQQLTSRIRQRLAKLAGSTLVRDLDPSGGLRSRILGSEPEVSTYHSYAGRLLSEHGLLLPIEPSATLLSETELWQLAYRVVSAWDGDLDTDRNPASITESVLALSGQLAEHLVEPDDLREAHTELDKLIHTLPAGPKQRGGPSKTLLDILEVQHQRLDLLPLVRRLADTLRREGALDFGSQMSLAARVASEHPEVGRSERDRFRVVLLDEYQDTGHAQRVLLSSLFGGGEDAGLALTAVGDPMQSIYGWRGASAANLPRFATDFPLADGTPAPKLELLTSWRNPPEALTLANMVSDPLRDRGVEVSMLRARPGAVPGDVRLALLDTVETERSWVADRIAEQYEAARADGGKPPTAAVLVRRNADAAPIAEELRARGLAVEVVGLGGLLHTPEVADVVAMLRLVADPMAGSAAVRVLTGARWQIGAADLRALWKRAGELGIRTGFGAAGAVTDSAALDEALGSALPGEQAEQAGLADALADPGPAGRYSEAGYVRICAVAAELASLRERLGQPLTELVAEVERVIGIGIEAQARTRSSEVGGAGREHLDAFADVVSGYANRTSATLTGLLSFLAAAEHVENGLAPGEIEVAPDRVQILTVHSAKGLEWEVVAVPHLTAGVFPSTQASATWLGSVAELPPALRGDRAFDGESADGVPVLGLEDLYNRKDLEDAITGHKKALGTRRLDEDRRLFYVALTRTERALFVSGHHWTETGSEPKGPSPFLLELEDLVSAAASAPGESLGVIDVWAPAPDDGSENPLTATPRTAMWPRDPLGRRRADVERGADSVREALADLDKPGPAESESAPDPLDDPDNWAADVDALLAERNARVSGTADVELPAQLSVSQLVDLAADPDELAARLRRPLPFPPNPLARRGTAFHAWVEQRFGATRLLDFDELPGAADTGVGTETELALLQDAFLRSPWADRNPVEVEVPFETSVAGTVLRGRIDAVFADPDGGWTVIDWKTGAEPSAANEKAVVMQLAAYRLAWAELMAARQAQVTGRPADLPLDKVRAAFHYVRTGRTIAPENLPDADELARLIRTAGAEKELEQ; this is translated from the coding sequence GTGAGTACGGCAGCAAGTGCACCGGAGAACGGGCGCCGCGTCAGCCCCGCCGTGCTGGCGGAGGCGCTCGGACAGTTCCCGCCCACCGACGAGCAGGCCGCCGTCATCGAGGCGCCGCTCGGTCCCACCCTGGTGGTCGCCGGGGCCGGTGCGGGGAAGACGGAGACCATGGCGGCCCGGGTGGTGTGGCTGGTCGCCAACGGTCTGGTCGAGCCCGAGCAGGTGCTGGGTCTGACGTTCACCCGCAAGGCCGCACAGCAGCTCACCAGCCGGATCCGGCAGCGGCTCGCCAAGCTCGCCGGCTCCACGCTGGTCCGTGACCTCGACCCCAGCGGCGGTCTGCGGTCCCGGATCCTGGGCAGCGAACCCGAGGTCAGCACGTACCACTCGTATGCCGGACGGCTGCTGTCCGAGCACGGCCTGCTGCTGCCGATCGAACCGTCCGCGACGCTGCTGTCGGAGACCGAGCTGTGGCAGCTGGCGTACCGGGTGGTGAGCGCGTGGGACGGCGACCTCGACACCGACCGCAACCCGGCGTCCATCACCGAGTCGGTGCTGGCGCTGTCGGGCCAGCTGGCCGAGCACCTCGTCGAACCGGACGATCTGCGGGAGGCACACACCGAACTCGACAAGCTGATCCACACGCTGCCGGCCGGTCCGAAACAGCGTGGGGGACCGTCGAAGACGCTGCTCGACATCCTCGAGGTGCAGCACCAGCGCCTCGACCTGCTGCCGCTGGTGCGGCGGCTCGCGGACACGCTGCGCCGCGAGGGCGCGCTGGACTTCGGCAGCCAGATGTCGCTCGCGGCGCGGGTCGCGTCCGAGCACCCCGAGGTGGGGCGCAGCGAGCGTGACCGCTTCCGAGTGGTGCTGCTCGACGAGTACCAGGACACCGGCCACGCGCAGCGGGTGCTGCTGTCGTCGCTGTTCGGCGGCGGCGAGGACGCCGGTCTGGCGCTCACCGCGGTGGGCGACCCGATGCAGTCCATCTACGGTTGGCGCGGTGCCTCCGCCGCCAACCTGCCGCGGTTCGCCACCGACTTCCCCCTCGCCGACGGTACCCCGGCACCCAAGCTCGAGCTGCTCACCAGCTGGCGCAACCCGCCGGAGGCGCTCACGCTCGCGAACATGGTGTCGGATCCGTTGCGCGACAGGGGTGTCGAGGTCAGCATGCTGCGCGCCCGCCCGGGCGCGGTACCCGGCGATGTGCGCCTCGCGCTGCTCGACACGGTCGAGACGGAACGGTCGTGGGTGGCCGACCGCATCGCCGAGCAGTACGAGGCGGCCCGGGCGGACGGCGGGAAGCCGCCCACCGCGGCTGTCCTGGTGCGCCGCAACGCCGACGCCGCACCGATCGCGGAGGAACTGCGGGCCCGCGGACTGGCGGTGGAGGTGGTGGGCCTCGGTGGTCTGCTGCACACCCCGGAGGTCGCGGACGTCGTGGCGATGCTGCGGCTCGTGGCCGACCCGATGGCCGGCAGTGCCGCGGTGCGCGTCCTCACCGGCGCCCGCTGGCAGATCGGCGCCGCCGACCTGCGGGCGCTGTGGAAGCGGGCCGGCGAACTGGGCATCCGCACCGGCTTCGGCGCCGCGGGGGCCGTCACCGACAGCGCCGCCCTGGACGAGGCCCTCGGCAGCGCGCTGCCGGGGGAGCAGGCCGAGCAGGCGGGACTGGCCGACGCCCTCGCCGATCCCGGCCCCGCCGGCCGGTACTCGGAGGCCGGCTACGTGCGGATCTGCGCGGTCGCGGCCGAGTTGGCGTCGCTGCGCGAGCGGCTCGGCCAGCCCCTCACCGAACTGGTCGCCGAGGTGGAACGGGTGATCGGCATCGGGATCGAGGCGCAGGCCCGGACCCGGTCGTCGGAGGTGGGCGGCGCCGGCCGCGAGCACCTCGACGCGTTCGCCGACGTCGTGTCCGGCTACGCGAACCGCACGTCGGCGACGCTGACCGGTCTGCTGTCGTTCCTGGCCGCCGCCGAACACGTCGAGAACGGGCTCGCTCCCGGCGAGATCGAGGTGGCGCCGGACCGCGTGCAGATCCTCACGGTGCACTCCGCGAAGGGGCTCGAGTGGGAGGTGGTGGCCGTGCCGCACCTCACCGCGGGCGTGTTCCCGTCCACGCAGGCGTCGGCCACGTGGCTCGGCTCGGTGGCCGAGCTGCCGCCGGCGCTGCGCGGCGACCGCGCCTTCGACGGTGAATCCGCCGACGGGGTACCGGTTCTCGGACTCGAGGACCTGTACAACCGCAAGGACCTCGAGGACGCGATCACCGGCCACAAGAAGGCACTGGGCACCCGGCGGCTCGACGAGGACCGCCGCCTGTTCTATGTCGCGCTCACCCGCACCGAGCGGGCGCTGTTCGTGTCCGGGCACCATTGGACCGAGACCGGCTCCGAACCGAAGGGGCCCTCGCCGTTCCTGCTCGAGCTCGAGGACCTCGTGTCCGCGGCCGCGAGCGCGCCGGGCGAGTCGCTCGGCGTGATCGACGTGTGGGCCCCCGCCCCCGACGACGGCAGCGAGAACCCGCTGACCGCCACGCCTCGGACCGCGATGTGGCCGCGGGACCCACTGGGCCGGCGACGCGCCGACGTCGAGCGCGGTGCCGACTCGGTGCGCGAGGCCCTCGCGGATCTCGACAAGCCCGGACCGGCGGAGTCCGAGTCGGCGCCCGATCCACTCGACGACCCCGACAACTGGGCCGCCGACGTGGACGCGCTGCTCGCCGAGCGCAACGCGCGGGTGTCGGGCACGGCGGACGTCGAGCTGCCCGCACAGCTGTCGGTGAGCCAGCTCGTGGATCTCGCGGCGGACCCGGACGAGCTGGCCGCGCGGCTACGTCGGCCGCTGCCGTTCCCGCCGAACCCGTTGGCACGGCGGGGAACCGCGTTCCACGCGTGGGTGGAACAGCGGTTCGGTGCCACGCGGCTCCTCGACTTCGACGAGCTGCCCGGCGCCGCCGACACCGGGGTGGGTACCGAGACGGAACTGGCGCTGCTGCAGGACGCGTTCCTGCGGTCGCCGTGGGCCGACCGGAACCCCGTCGAGGTGGAGGTGCCGTTCGAGACGTCGGTCGCCGGGACGGTGCTGCGCGGCCGCATCGACGCGGTGTTCGCCGACCCGGACGGCGGCTGGACCGTCATCGACTGGAAGACCGGTGCGGAGCCGTCGGCCGCGAACGAGAAGGCCGTCGTGATGCAGCTCGCGGCCTACCGGCTGGCGTGGGCGGAACTGATGGCGGCGCGACAGGCGCAGGTCACGGGCCGCCCGGCCGACCTGCCGCTCGACAAGGTGCGGGCAGCCTTCCACTACGTGCGCACGGGGCGAACCATCGCACCGGAGAACCTGCCCGACGCCGACGAACTGGCGCGGCTGATCAGGACGGCGGGCGCGGAGAAGGAACTCGAACAGTGA
- a CDS encoding ATP-dependent helicase yields MTEPGTRTRQSAAPAARLVGRSATAPAVRTWGPDAARVLTGAPPGRGWHPWQILGGPGTGKTSLIVDAAVARIAAGADPESVLVLTQSRRAATAVREQITAGLLAAEAETGTDAGPRATREPLVRTVHSYAFAVLRLQAAAHGNPPPRLITGAEQDAVLRELLRGDIADGGDMWPERLRPALGMTGFAVELRNLMLRANERGLGPEDLIELGRAHAKPEWVAAGRFAMHYEQGMLLRGAVGMEAPEATAPALDAAELISAALTAFATDRDLLQRERVRVRHLLVDDAHHLDPQAAQLVRLIGTGTAMTAVVGDPDQSIFAFRGADPRFLTELADRGDPAQVVLDVNFRAAPAVAAVSARVAARLPGNPPHRGASVPAAGPEYDEAPGRVVVRVLTTPAKEAALVADTLRRAHLVDGVPWSQMAIIARSVPRVLPPLRRALLAAGVPVTTAASELPLARRHGVAGLLSVMRALVGGEFTGEDALALLTGPIGGAEPVSLRRLRRGLRRVELASGGDRDSAELLRQIIVDGPDAEGVAHLLRGLTDVESLSLRRVLKVLRRARVPLQRGRGIEEVLWAAWQATGLERRWAAASAFGGPIGAQADRDLDAVVALFDAAANYVDRLPRAQLSGFVDYLVEQAIPGSPRSRAVAEQETVTVLSAHSAAGRQWQVVAVVGVQEGLWPSLGARGTLLGTEELIDLTSGVGEIDRTLSRTAPLLAEERRLFLVACSRARSSLLVTAVDSSSGDADLVRSRFVDDLLRGDENDDDADVPPVAQDTPRVLALPALVAELRSVVCDPDIAETDPQRQRRAAHQLARLAQAGVRGAHPDQWYGTADPSSDAGLWDPEDGPVPLSPSTIELLNNCPLRWMLERHGGSDGDTTHAIAGTLVHTLVQALAGHIPPDQVDRALESAWDSVDLGSQWYSRRELERTRGMLDAFANWLRSTRSELTEVGVEVAVDGVLEPRVEGDPQVRIRGRIDRLERDPDGRPVIIDVKTAKAAVTKDQAQQHAQLAAYQVAAAHGAVEGEPASRPGGARLVFVAKPHKKEGATQRVQEPLDDEGLALWENTIHAAAAATRGPTFLARINDSCRHCPVLSSCPAHDEGRQVTSE; encoded by the coding sequence ATGACCGAACCGGGCACCCGCACCCGACAGTCGGCGGCCCCGGCCGCGCGGCTCGTCGGCCGCTCGGCCACGGCGCCGGCGGTCCGGACGTGGGGGCCCGACGCGGCGCGGGTGCTGACCGGCGCGCCGCCCGGGCGCGGGTGGCACCCGTGGCAGATCCTGGGCGGGCCGGGCACCGGGAAGACGTCGCTGATCGTGGACGCCGCGGTGGCCCGGATCGCGGCCGGCGCCGACCCGGAATCGGTGCTGGTGCTGACGCAGTCGCGGCGCGCCGCCACCGCGGTCCGCGAGCAGATCACCGCCGGGCTGCTCGCGGCGGAAGCGGAGACCGGCACGGATGCCGGCCCGCGCGCGACGCGGGAACCGCTGGTGCGGACGGTGCACTCGTACGCGTTCGCGGTGCTGCGACTGCAGGCCGCGGCGCACGGCAACCCGCCGCCCCGGCTCATCACCGGAGCCGAGCAGGACGCGGTGCTGCGCGAGTTGCTGCGCGGTGACATCGCCGACGGCGGAGACATGTGGCCGGAGCGGCTGCGGCCCGCGCTCGGCATGACGGGTTTCGCGGTGGAGCTGCGGAACCTGATGCTGCGGGCCAACGAGCGGGGGCTGGGCCCGGAGGACCTCATCGAGCTGGGCCGGGCGCATGCGAAGCCCGAGTGGGTGGCCGCCGGGCGGTTCGCGATGCACTACGAGCAGGGCATGCTGCTGCGCGGTGCGGTGGGCATGGAGGCGCCCGAGGCCACCGCACCCGCCCTCGACGCCGCCGAACTGATCAGCGCGGCCCTCACCGCGTTCGCGACCGACCGCGATCTGCTGCAGCGGGAACGGGTGCGGGTGCGGCACCTGCTGGTCGACGACGCGCATCACCTGGACCCGCAGGCCGCGCAGTTGGTGCGGCTCATCGGCACCGGAACCGCGATGACCGCGGTGGTGGGCGATCCGGACCAGTCGATCTTCGCCTTCCGCGGCGCCGACCCGCGGTTCCTCACCGAACTCGCGGACCGCGGCGATCCGGCGCAGGTCGTCCTCGACGTCAACTTCCGCGCGGCGCCCGCGGTCGCGGCCGTGTCCGCGCGGGTCGCCGCGCGCCTGCCCGGCAATCCGCCGCATCGCGGGGCGAGTGTGCCCGCGGCCGGCCCCGAATACGACGAGGCACCCGGCCGGGTCGTGGTGCGGGTGCTGACCACGCCGGCCAAGGAGGCGGCGCTCGTCGCGGACACCCTGCGCCGGGCACACCTCGTGGACGGAGTGCCGTGGTCGCAGATGGCGATCATCGCGCGCTCGGTGCCCCGGGTGCTGCCGCCGCTGCGGCGTGCGCTGCTCGCCGCCGGGGTGCCCGTGACGACCGCGGCCAGCGAGCTGCCGCTGGCCCGCCGGCACGGTGTGGCCGGGCTGCTGTCGGTGATGCGCGCACTGGTCGGCGGCGAGTTCACCGGCGAGGACGCGCTGGCCCTGCTGACCGGCCCCATCGGCGGTGCCGAGCCGGTGAGCCTGCGGCGCCTGCGCCGCGGACTGCGGCGCGTGGAACTCGCGTCGGGTGGCGACCGGGACTCGGCGGAGCTGTTGCGGCAGATCATCGTCGACGGTCCCGACGCGGAGGGTGTCGCGCACCTGCTCCGAGGGCTCACCGACGTCGAATCGCTGTCCCTGCGAAGGGTATTGAAGGTGCTGCGCCGTGCCCGGGTGCCGCTGCAGCGCGGCCGTGGCATCGAGGAAGTGCTGTGGGCGGCATGGCAGGCGACGGGGCTCGAGCGCCGCTGGGCCGCGGCGTCGGCATTCGGCGGACCCATCGGCGCGCAGGCCGACCGTGATCTCGACGCGGTGGTCGCACTGTTCGACGCGGCCGCCAACTACGTCGACCGGCTGCCGCGGGCGCAGCTGTCGGGGTTCGTGGACTACCTGGTGGAGCAGGCGATTCCCGGCTCGCCGCGGTCGCGGGCCGTCGCGGAACAGGAGACCGTGACCGTTCTCAGCGCGCACTCCGCGGCGGGTCGGCAGTGGCAGGTGGTCGCGGTCGTCGGTGTACAGGAGGGGCTGTGGCCCAGCCTCGGTGCCCGGGGCACGCTGCTCGGTACGGAGGAGTTGATCGACCTCACCAGCGGTGTGGGGGAGATCGACAGGACGCTCTCGCGAACCGCACCGTTGCTGGCGGAGGAACGTCGCCTGTTCCTGGTGGCGTGCAGCCGCGCGCGCAGTTCGCTGCTGGTGACGGCGGTGGACTCGTCGAGTGGGGACGCCGACCTGGTCCGCTCCCGCTTCGTCGACGATCTGCTCCGCGGCGACGAGAACGACGACGACGCGGACGTGCCGCCCGTCGCGCAGGACACCCCGCGTGTTCTCGCGCTGCCGGCGCTCGTGGCGGAACTGCGCAGCGTCGTGTGCGATCCCGACATCGCCGAGACCGACCCGCAGCGGCAGCGGCGGGCGGCGCACCAACTCGCGCGGCTCGCGCAGGCCGGGGTCCGCGGGGCGCACCCGGACCAGTGGTACGGCACCGCGGACCCGAGTTCGGATGCCGGACTGTGGGATCCGGAGGACGGGCCCGTGCCGTTGTCGCCGTCCACGATCGAGCTGCTCAACAACTGTCCGCTGCGCTGGATGCTGGAGCGGCACGGCGGCAGCGACGGCGACACCACGCACGCGATCGCCGGCACGCTCGTCCACACGTTGGTGCAGGCGCTCGCCGGGCACATCCCGCCGGACCAGGTGGATCGTGCCCTGGAATCGGCCTGGGACTCGGTGGACCTCGGTTCGCAGTGGTATTCGCGGCGGGAGCTCGAACGCACCCGGGGCATGCTCGACGCCTTCGCGAACTGGTTGCGCAGTACGCGTTCCGAGCTCACCGAGGTGGGCGTCGAGGTCGCGGTGGACGGGGTGCTCGAGCCGCGGGTCGAGGGCGACCCACAGGTGCGGATTCGCGGGCGCATCGACCGGCTCGAGCGTGACCCCGACGGCCGCCCGGTGATCATCGACGTCAAGACCGCGAAGGCCGCGGTCACGAAGGACCAGGCGCAGCAGCACGCGCAGCTCGCGGCGTACCAGGTGGCGGCCGCTCACGGCGCGGTCGAGGGCGAACCGGCGTCACGGCCGGGCGGCGCACGTCTGGTGTTCGTCGCGAAGCCGCACAAGAAGGAAGGTGCCACCCAGCGCGTCCAGGAGCCGCTGGACGACGAGGGGCTCGCGTTGTGGGAGAACACGATCCACGCAGCCGCCGCGGCCACGCGCGGGCCCACGTTCCTGGCGCGGATCAACGACAGTTGCAGGCATTGCCCGGTGCTCTCGAGCTGCCCGGCGCACGACGAGGGACGGCAGGTGACGTCGGAGTGA
- the nudC gene encoding NAD(+) diphosphatase: protein MRVGCGLLAGHRSRVFAVPDFTLTETPLLSRAAVDRAEELRSDTDALRADWADALLLRVNHRGQFRVADGDMVLEPATSLAAEPVAGAVFLGLRGDRHVWAVRVPAMTGELGDLRMLGHRLDHSSAGLATTAVALLNWHDHAGFSAIDGAPTTPTMSGWSRISSSTGHEEFPRTDPAVICLVHDGADRVLLARQPSWPPRMFSVLAGFVEAGESLETCVIREIREEVGVEVHDVRYLGSQPWPFPRSVMIGFAAVGDPAAALTFADGEIAEAHWFTRDQVRAALGAGDWASGAREASDAELLLPGSISIARVMVESWAKAD, encoded by the coding sequence ATGCGGGTCGGATGCGGGTTGCTCGCGGGGCACCGCAGTAGGGTCTTTGCCGTGCCCGACTTCACACTGACCGAAACACCCCTGCTGTCCCGCGCGGCCGTCGACCGAGCCGAGGAATTGCGTTCGGACACCGACGCTTTGCGTGCCGACTGGGCGGATGCGTTGCTGCTGCGGGTGAACCACCGCGGCCAGTTCCGGGTGGCCGACGGCGACATGGTCCTGGAACCGGCGACCTCACTGGCGGCGGAACCGGTCGCGGGTGCAGTGTTCCTGGGACTGCGCGGTGACCGCCACGTGTGGGCGGTCCGCGTTCCGGCGATGACCGGTGAGCTGGGGGATCTGCGGATGCTCGGGCACCGTCTCGACCATTCCAGTGCCGGCCTGGCCACCACCGCTGTCGCGTTGCTGAACTGGCACGACCACGCCGGATTCAGTGCCATCGACGGCGCACCGACCACCCCGACGATGTCGGGATGGTCGCGGATCAGCAGCAGCACCGGGCACGAGGAGTTCCCGCGGACCGATCCCGCCGTGATCTGCCTCGTCCACGACGGCGCGGACCGGGTGCTGCTGGCACGCCAGCCCAGCTGGCCGCCGCGGATGTTCTCGGTCCTGGCAGGGTTCGTCGAGGCCGGGGAGTCGCTCGAGACGTGCGTGATCCGCGAGATCCGCGAAGAAGTCGGCGTCGAGGTTCACGACGTCCGCTACCTGGGCAGCCAGCCCTGGCCGTTCCCTCGGTCGGTGATGATCGGTTTCGCGGCCGTCGGCGACCCCGCCGCCGCGTTGACGTTCGCGGACGGCGAGATCGCCGAGGCCCACTGGTTCACCCGCGACCAGGTCCGGGCCGCGCTCGGTGCGGGCGACTGGGCATCCGGTGCCCGCGAGGCGTCCGATGCCGAACTGCTGCTGCCCGGGTCGATCTCGATCGCCCGGGTGATGGTCGAGTCCTGGGCGAAAGCCGACTAG
- a CDS encoding alpha/beta fold hydrolase: protein MRGLHTYLFGTPGASEVLAIHGLTGHGRRWEALGSGQLSDTRIIAPDLRGHGRSSYTPPWGLDTHVDDLLAVLDEHATGPVVVVAHSYGGAIALHLAQAAPERIRGLVLLDPALGLDPETMSRIAELVVAHPDYTDVAEARAEKRHGAWADVPADVLDSDLDEHLVELDNGRFGWRMSVPAVVASWGEMARDFVLPPRGIPTVLVQALRVQPPYVTAEFRGALSEHLGADLTLADLDCDHMVAHAKPDEVATFVRKLL from the coding sequence ATGCGCGGTCTCCACACCTACCTGTTCGGTACCCCGGGAGCGTCGGAGGTGCTCGCAATCCACGGCCTCACCGGGCACGGCCGCCGGTGGGAGGCCCTCGGGTCCGGCCAGCTCAGCGACACCCGCATCATCGCCCCCGACCTGCGCGGGCACGGCCGCTCGTCGTACACGCCGCCGTGGGGCCTCGACACGCATGTCGACGACCTCCTCGCGGTGCTCGACGAGCACGCGACCGGCCCGGTGGTCGTGGTCGCCCACTCCTACGGCGGCGCGATCGCGCTGCACCTCGCGCAGGCCGCGCCGGAGCGGATCCGGGGACTGGTCCTGTTGGACCCGGCGCTGGGCCTGGACCCCGAGACGATGAGCCGCATCGCGGAACTGGTCGTGGCGCACCCCGACTACACCGACGTCGCCGAGGCCCGGGCCGAGAAGCGGCACGGCGCCTGGGCCGACGTGCCCGCCGACGTGCTCGACAGCGACCTCGACGAGCACCTCGTCGAACTCGACAACGGCCGCTTCGGCTGGCGCATGTCGGTGCCCGCGGTCGTCGCGTCGTGGGGCGAGATGGCCCGCGACTTCGTCCTCCCGCCACGCGGCATCCCGACCGTGCTGGTGCAGGCGCTGCGCGTGCAGCCGCCGTACGTGACCGCGGAGTTCCGCGGCGCGCTGTCCGAGCACCTCGGTGCCGACCTCACGCTCGCCGACCTGGATTGCGACCACATGGTCGCGCACGCCAAGCCGGACGAGGTCGCGACATTCGTCCGCAAGCTGCTGTAA
- a CDS encoding DoxX family protein: protein MPSNRDRSGQVPAIRLAALLFGSGILHFAKPQPFDAIVPAALPGRARTYTYVSGVAELATAAALAVPRTRRLGGALAAALFVAVFPANVQMAVSWLRSDRVSAPAKAAAVARLPLQIPLVTQALKARRNAR, encoded by the coding sequence ATGCCGTCGAACCGGGACCGTTCGGGTCAAGTCCCCGCCATCCGCCTGGCCGCGCTCCTGTTCGGCTCGGGGATCCTCCATTTCGCGAAGCCCCAGCCGTTCGACGCGATCGTGCCCGCCGCACTGCCGGGCCGGGCGCGCACCTACACCTACGTCTCCGGCGTGGCCGAACTCGCGACCGCCGCCGCGCTCGCGGTGCCGCGGACGCGCCGACTCGGCGGCGCACTCGCCGCCGCCCTGTTCGTCGCGGTGTTCCCCGCGAACGTGCAGATGGCCGTCAGCTGGCTGCGGTCCGACCGTGTCTCGGCGCCCGCGAAGGCCGCCGCGGTGGCCCGGCTCCCCCTGCAGATCCCGCTGGTCACGCAGGCGCTGAAGGCCCGCCGCAACGCCCGGTGA
- a CDS encoding mycoredoxin, producing MYSTTWCGYCRRLKKQLDENGISYTEIDIEHDPASADFVGSVNGGNHVVPTVKYADGSTDTNPSLSQVKKALGL from the coding sequence ATGTACTCGACCACCTGGTGTGGATACTGCCGTCGCCTCAAGAAGCAGCTCGACGAGAACGGCATCTCGTACACCGAGATCGACATCGAGCACGATCCCGCGTCCGCCGACTTCGTCGGCAGCGTCAACGGCGGCAACCACGTCGTCCCCACCGTCAAGTACGCGGACGGCAGCACCGACACCAACCCGTCGCTCTCGCAGGTCAAGAAGGCCCTCGGGCTCTAG
- a CDS encoding MGMT family protein, with protein MAATTDEQIERVRELVASIPSGRVATYGDIASAAGLSSPRTVGWIMRTDSSDLSWHRVLGASGRPAPHLAHRQLAKLELEGVPIRDGRVDLAAARHRF; from the coding sequence ATGGCCGCCACCACCGACGAACAGATCGAGCGCGTCCGTGAACTGGTCGCGTCGATCCCGTCGGGCAGGGTGGCCACGTACGGCGACATCGCCTCCGCTGCAGGACTTTCCAGCCCGCGAACGGTCGGATGGATCATGCGTACCGACTCCTCCGACCTGTCGTGGCACCGGGTGCTGGGCGCCTCGGGCCGACCCGCACCGCACCTCGCGCACCGTCAGCTGGCAAAGCTCGAGCTCGAGGGTGTCCCGATCCGGGACGGACGAGTCGATCTCGCGGCGGCACGGCACAGGTTCTGA